One window from the genome of Enterobacteriaceae bacterium Kacie_13 encodes:
- the rbsB gene encoding ribose ABC transporter substrate-binding protein RbsB → MNMKKLAVWVSAAAITASFSANVMAKDTIALVVSTLNNPFFVSMKDGAQKEADKLGYNLIVLDSQNNPAKELANVQDLTVRGTKLMLINPTDSDAVGNAVAMANQAKIPVITLDRQATKGVVASHVASDNAFGGKMAGDYIAKKLGENAKVIELEGIAGTSVARERGKGFAQAAEKHHFQILASQPADFDRTKGLNVMQNLLTAHQDVQAVFAQNDEMALGALRALQTAGKTDVLVVGFDGTEDGIKAVNSGKMGATVAQRPEQIGVIGVQTADKVLKGEKVPAVIPVDLKLVAQP, encoded by the coding sequence ATGAATATGAAAAAACTGGCTGTCTGGGTTTCCGCCGCTGCGATCACCGCCTCTTTCAGTGCTAACGTAATGGCGAAAGACACTATCGCGCTGGTCGTTTCCACGCTGAATAACCCGTTCTTTGTTTCTATGAAAGACGGTGCGCAAAAAGAAGCCGACAAACTGGGCTACAACCTGATTGTTCTCGATTCGCAGAATAACCCGGCGAAAGAGCTGGCGAACGTGCAGGACCTGACAGTTCGCGGCACCAAGCTGATGCTGATCAACCCAACCGATTCTGATGCAGTAGGCAACGCTGTCGCGATGGCTAACCAGGCGAAAATCCCGGTGATCACCCTTGACCGTCAGGCGACCAAAGGTGTCGTTGCCAGCCACGTGGCGTCCGATAACGCTTTCGGCGGCAAAATGGCCGGCGACTACATCGCGAAGAAATTAGGCGAAAACGCCAAAGTGATCGAACTGGAAGGGATCGCCGGGACTTCCGTTGCCCGTGAGCGTGGTAAAGGTTTCGCTCAGGCCGCTGAAAAACACCATTTCCAGATCCTCGCCAGCCAGCCTGCTGACTTCGATCGCACGAAAGGCCTGAACGTTATGCAGAACCTGCTGACCGCGCATCAGGACGTACAAGCCGTCTTCGCTCAGAACGACGAAATGGCGTTGGGCGCATTGCGTGCCCTGCAAACTGCCGGTAAAACTGACGTTCTGGTTGTCGGCTTCGATGGCACAGAAGACGGTATCAAAGCGGTAAACAGCGGTAAAATGGGCGCGACTGTGGCACAACGTCCGGAACAAATAGGCGTGATAGGTGTTCAGACTGCTGACAAAGTGCTGAAAGGCGAAAAAGTCCCGGCTGTTATCCCTGT
- the rbsC gene encoding ribose ABC transporter permease, with protein sequence MSSQTLSAKKRWISKEWLLEQKSLIALLVLIAVVSSMSPNFFTVNNLFNILQQTSVNAIMAVGMTLVILTSGIDLSVGSLLALTGAVAASIVGLEVNALVAVAGALALGAGIGAVTGMIVAKGKVQAFIATLVMMLLLRGITMVYTNGSPISTGFNDVADVFGWFGIGRPLGIPTPVWLMAVVFIAAWYMLHHTRLGRYIYALGGNESATRLSGISVDKVKIIVYSLCGLLAALASIIEVARLSSAQPNAGTGYELDAIAAVVLGGTSLSGGKGRIVGTLIGALILGFLNNGLNLLGVSSYYQMIVKAVVILLAVLVDNKSNK encoded by the coding sequence ATGAGTTCTCAGACATTATCAGCCAAAAAACGCTGGATTAGTAAAGAGTGGTTGTTGGAGCAGAAGTCTCTGATTGCACTGCTGGTGTTGATTGCCGTGGTCTCTTCTATGAGCCCGAATTTCTTCACCGTGAATAACCTGTTTAACATTCTTCAGCAAACGTCCGTCAACGCCATTATGGCGGTGGGCATGACACTGGTGATCCTGACGTCAGGTATTGATTTATCCGTCGGTTCGTTGCTGGCGCTGACCGGTGCGGTTGCGGCCTCTATCGTCGGGCTGGAAGTGAATGCGCTGGTTGCCGTGGCGGGCGCGCTGGCGTTGGGCGCAGGTATCGGTGCCGTCACTGGCATGATTGTCGCCAAAGGTAAGGTGCAGGCGTTTATCGCCACGCTGGTCATGATGTTGCTGCTGCGCGGTATCACCATGGTGTACACCAACGGCAGCCCGATCAGCACCGGCTTTAATGATGTGGCAGATGTGTTTGGCTGGTTTGGTATCGGTCGCCCGCTGGGTATCCCGACGCCGGTCTGGCTGATGGCCGTGGTGTTTATCGCAGCCTGGTACATGCTGCATCACACCCGGTTAGGACGTTATATCTACGCGCTGGGCGGCAATGAATCCGCCACGCGTCTGTCAGGTATCAGCGTTGATAAAGTCAAAATTATCGTCTACTCCCTGTGTGGTTTGTTAGCCGCTCTGGCCAGTATCATTGAAGTGGCGCGTTTATCTTCTGCGCAGCCTAACGCGGGTACGGGTTACGAGCTGGATGCGATTGCCGCTGTTGTTTTAGGGGGAACCAGCCTGTCCGGGGGTAAGGGACGCATTGTGGGAACGCTGATCGGTGCATTGATCCTTGGTTTCCTGAATAACGGTTTGAACTTATTAGGTGTTTCTTCCTACTACCAGATGATCGTGAAAGCAGTTGTCATTCTGCTGGCGGTTCTGGTGGATAACAAAAGCAACAAATAA
- the rbsA gene encoding ribose ABC transporter ATP-binding protein RbsA, whose amino-acid sequence MQPLLQLTGIDKAFPGVKALSGAALSVYPGRVMALVGENGAGKSTMMKVLTGIYQKDAGSVYFLGKETAFSGPKASQEAGIGIIHQELNLIPQLTIAENIFLGREFVNGFGRINWKKMYAEADKLLARLNLRYKSDRLVGELSIGDQQMVEIAKVLSFESKVIIMDEPTDALTDTETASLFNVIRELKAAGCGVVYISHRMKEIFEICDDVTVFRDGQFIAERPVSELEEDTLIEMMVGRRLEEQYPRINHERGALRLQVRDVCGPGVDNVSFELYSGEILGVSGLMGAGRTELMKILYGALPRKSGYVSLDGREVVTHSPQDGLANGIVYISEDRKRDGLVLGMSVKENMSLTALRYFSHGGGRLKHADEQQAVGDFIRLFNIKTPSMMQPIGLLSGGNQQKVAIARGLMTRPKVLILDEPTRGVDVGAKKEIYQLINQFKREGLSIILVSSEMPEVIGMSDRVLVMHEGHLSGEFPIEQATQEVLMAAAVGKQYRVTQE is encoded by the coding sequence ATGCAACCTTTGCTGCAACTGACAGGGATTGATAAAGCCTTTCCCGGCGTAAAAGCACTTTCCGGCGCGGCGCTCAGCGTTTATCCGGGACGTGTGATGGCGCTGGTGGGTGAAAACGGCGCGGGTAAATCCACGATGATGAAAGTGCTGACCGGCATCTACCAAAAAGATGCCGGCTCAGTATATTTCCTCGGCAAGGAAACCGCGTTCAGTGGCCCGAAAGCTTCGCAGGAAGCGGGCATCGGCATTATCCATCAGGAACTTAACCTGATCCCTCAGCTGACTATCGCTGAAAACATTTTTCTCGGCCGTGAGTTTGTAAACGGTTTTGGCCGCATCAACTGGAAAAAGATGTATGCCGAAGCGGACAAACTCCTGGCCCGCCTGAATCTGCGCTATAAAAGCGATCGTCTGGTCGGTGAATTATCGATTGGCGATCAGCAGATGGTCGAAATCGCCAAAGTGCTGAGCTTCGAATCCAAAGTCATCATTATGGATGAACCGACGGATGCGCTGACCGACACCGAAACAGCCTCCCTGTTTAACGTTATTCGCGAACTAAAAGCGGCTGGCTGCGGCGTGGTGTACATCTCTCACCGCATGAAAGAAATTTTTGAGATCTGCGATGACGTCACCGTATTCCGTGACGGGCAGTTTATCGCAGAGCGTCCGGTCAGTGAGCTGGAAGAAGATACGTTGATCGAAATGATGGTTGGCCGTCGTCTGGAAGAGCAATACCCACGCATCAACCACGAACGCGGCGCGCTGCGCTTGCAGGTTCGTGATGTCTGCGGACCGGGCGTGGATAACGTCAGCTTTGAGTTGTACAGCGGCGAAATCCTCGGTGTCTCGGGGCTGATGGGCGCTGGCCGCACCGAGCTGATGAAAATCCTCTACGGCGCGCTGCCGCGTAAGAGCGGGTACGTATCCCTCGATGGCCGCGAAGTGGTTACTCACTCGCCGCAGGATGGACTGGCGAACGGTATCGTCTATATCTCCGAAGATCGTAAACGCGATGGTTTAGTGCTCGGTATGTCAGTGAAGGAAAACATGTCGCTGACCGCGCTGCGCTATTTCAGCCACGGCGGTGGACGCCTCAAGCATGCCGATGAACAGCAGGCCGTTGGCGACTTCATTCGTCTCTTTAATATTAAAACGCCATCGATGATGCAGCCGATTGGTTTGCTCTCTGGCGGAAATCAGCAAAAAGTGGCGATTGCCCGCGGGTTAATGACGCGGCCAAAAGTCCTGATCCTCGACGAACCGACGCGCGGCGTTGACGTCGGTGCCAAAAAAGAAATTTACCAGCTTATTAACCAGTTCAAGCGCGAAGGGCTGAGCATCATTTTGGTTTCCTCAGAAATGCCGGAAGTGATCGGTATGAGCGACCGGGTTCTTGTGATGCATGAAGGTCATTTAAGCGGTGAATTCCCGATAGAACAGGCTACGCAAGAAGTGTTGATGGCAGCCGCTGTCGGCAAGCAATACCGCGTGACGCAGGAGTAA
- the rbsD gene encoding D-ribose pyranase — MKKSPLLNAEISTVIARLGHTDQLVIGDAGLPVPAACQRIDLALTQGVPTFLQVLEVVTHEMQVERAILAEEILTKNPQLHEALLARLTQLEQHQGNTIALDYVSHEAFKAQTEKSRAVIRSGECSPYANVILCAGVTF, encoded by the coding sequence ATGAAGAAGTCACCGCTGTTAAATGCCGAAATCTCAACTGTTATTGCCCGGTTAGGTCATACCGATCAGCTGGTTATTGGCGATGCCGGACTTCCGGTGCCAGCAGCTTGCCAGCGCATCGATCTGGCGCTGACCCAGGGAGTTCCCACCTTTTTACAAGTTCTAGAGGTAGTGACACACGAGATGCAGGTTGAGCGGGCTATCCTCGCAGAGGAAATCCTCACCAAAAATCCTCAACTCCATGAAGCGTTACTCGCCCGATTGACACAACTCGAACAACACCAGGGAAACACCATTGCTTTGGATTACGTCAGTCATGAGGCATTCAAAGCGCAAACCGAAAAAAGTCGGGCTGTCATTCGCAGCGGGGAATGTTCGCCGTACGCGAATGTGATCCTGTGTGCCGGCGTAACCTTCTGA
- a CDS encoding low affinity potassium transporter Kup, which yields MSTEHKRSLPAVTLAAIGVVYGDIGTSPLYTLRECFSGHYGFNVEPSVVFGFLSLIFWMLILIVSLKYLTYVMRADNAGEGGILTLMSLAGRNTSSRTTAVLVILGLIGGSFFYGEVVITPAISVLSAMEGLEIAAPSLDPYIVPLSITVLTLLFIIQKHGTGIVGKLFAPVMLVWFLTLAVLGVNSIMQNPEVLRAMNPMWAVNFFIEHKSFSFLALGAVVLSITGVEALYADMGHFGKFPIRLAWFTVVLPSLVLNYFGQGALLLKNPEAIKNPFFLLAPDWALIPLLVLATLATIIASQAVISGVFSLTRQAVRLGYLPPMRIIHTSEMEAGQIYIPAINWLLYFAVVIVIASFEHSSNLAAAYGIAVTGTMVLTSILSCTVALKNWHWKPFLVGILLIGLLFMDIPLFAANATKLFSGGWLPLTLGLCMFIVMTTWKSERFRLMRRMNEHGNSLEAMIASLEKSPPVRVPGTAVYMSRAINVIPFALLHNLKHNKVLHERVVLLTLRTEDAPYVHNVRRVTIEQLSPTFWRVVASYGFKETPNVEEIFHRCGLEGLPCRMMETSFFMSHESLILTKRPWYLYFRGKLFMALSRNALRAPDQFEIPPNRVIELGTQVEI from the coding sequence ATGAGCACTGAACATAAACGGTCACTCCCAGCAGTAACCCTGGCCGCCATTGGTGTGGTCTATGGCGACATTGGTACCAGTCCTCTCTATACCTTAAGAGAGTGTTTTTCCGGACACTATGGTTTCAATGTTGAGCCTAGCGTCGTATTTGGTTTTCTCTCTCTGATTTTCTGGATGCTAATCCTTATTGTGTCGCTCAAGTACCTCACGTACGTGATGCGGGCGGACAATGCGGGCGAAGGCGGTATTCTGACGCTGATGTCTTTGGCGGGCAGAAACACATCATCGCGCACCACGGCGGTGCTGGTGATACTTGGCCTGATCGGTGGCAGCTTCTTCTATGGCGAAGTGGTGATAACCCCTGCAATTTCTGTGCTTTCTGCGATGGAAGGTCTGGAGATAGCAGCGCCGTCACTCGATCCTTATATCGTTCCCCTTTCTATTACGGTCCTGACGCTGCTTTTCATTATTCAGAAACACGGTACTGGTATCGTGGGCAAACTTTTTGCCCCGGTGATGCTGGTCTGGTTCCTGACGCTCGCCGTCCTTGGCGTAAACAGCATCATGCAGAACCCTGAAGTTTTACGCGCCATGAACCCGATGTGGGCGGTTAACTTCTTCATCGAACATAAATCCTTCTCCTTCCTGGCACTCGGCGCTGTCGTTCTGTCGATTACTGGCGTGGAAGCGTTGTATGCCGATATGGGGCACTTCGGGAAATTCCCGATCCGTCTGGCTTGGTTCACGGTGGTATTGCCGTCTCTGGTGCTGAACTATTTCGGTCAGGGCGCGTTATTGCTGAAAAATCCGGAAGCGATCAAAAACCCCTTCTTCCTGCTGGCTCCTGACTGGGCATTAATTCCGTTACTGGTATTAGCCACATTAGCGACCATCATTGCTTCACAGGCCGTGATCTCCGGTGTGTTCTCTCTGACGCGTCAGGCGGTGCGACTGGGCTATTTACCGCCGATGCGCATCATTCACACCTCGGAAATGGAAGCGGGTCAGATTTATATCCCGGCCATTAACTGGTTGCTGTATTTCGCGGTGGTGATTGTGATCGCCAGCTTTGAGCACTCCAGTAATCTGGCGGCGGCGTACGGTATTGCCGTGACCGGTACGATGGTACTGACCAGTATTCTCTCTTGTACGGTGGCGCTGAAAAACTGGCACTGGAAACCGTTCCTGGTAGGCATTTTGCTGATCGGTCTGCTGTTTATGGATATCCCGCTGTTTGCCGCGAACGCCACCAAGTTGTTCTCCGGCGGCTGGCTGCCGCTGACACTCGGCCTGTGCATGTTTATCGTCATGACCACCTGGAAAAGTGAGCGCTTCCGTCTTATGCGTCGCATGAATGAACACGGGAATTCGCTGGAGGCAATGATTGCCTCGCTTGAGAAATCCCCGCCGGTTCGTGTTCCGGGAACGGCGGTGTATATGTCGCGCGCTATTAACGTCATTCCGTTTGCGTTGCTGCATAACCTCAAGCACAACAAAGTGTTGCATGAGCGCGTGGTGCTGCTTACGTTGCGAACAGAAGATGCACCTTATGTGCATAACGTCCGGCGTGTCACCATCGAGCAGCTGTCGCCGACGTTCTGGCGCGTGGTGGCAAGCTACGGGTTTAAAGAAACGCCGAACGTGGAAGAGATTTTCCACCGCTGCGGTTTGGAAGGGTTGCCGTGCCGGATGATGGAAACGTCGTTCTTTATGTCGCACGAATCGCTGATCCTCACCAAGCGACCGTGGTATCTCTACTTCCGCGGCAAACTGTTTATGGCGCTCAGCCGTAACGCCTTGCGCGCACCGGATCAGTTTGAGATCCCGCCGAACCGCGTTATCGAACTGGGTACGCAGGTGGAAATTTAG